In the Streptomyces sp. NBC_00525 genome, one interval contains:
- a CDS encoding helix-turn-helix transcriptional regulator: MGMGDLMVLFRRAEELSLLDNLIEGCREGNSGLLLIEGAVGCGKSEFLETVATHSEKHGGLVLRGMATAEERRHPLGVLRQLTADAPPGALPPLPPAPAEAGRVAAMRQFATAVRGLSAGAPVVICVDDLHHVDELSGRYLLHLARGTRGAKVLLALTESVHEHGDDPLLRTELLRLPHFSRLRLERFTPDAVRAMLPDRTDAETDRLHRAGGGNPLLLRALLQDPGARPGEAYHQAVLACLHRCGPATTALTEAVAVLGPLATTPHTARLAGTTEPAAARALAALEDAGLLVRGRGFCHPAARSAVLDRMEPDVRRALHREAALLVRAAGAPDTVVAAQLLAARHTGEDWAPAVLRAAADQHAADGALDEATALLALAREACADEARRAELGVRLAVISGRTDPAGAERHLAEPLAALAAGRLDARALGPLARVLAAQGRIDESAEVLERLAAGEGRHPGAERRPGDIPGDDPLDGLSAFPQWGAAPRRCAGAPGPHPGRAVRGAVHPAALWTLPAEADEGAAQAAELFLRGATLAEGMVEPAVQALRTLLYLDGAERAVPWCESFAGQAAERGATGWQAVFGGLLAEARLRLGDLTGAAETAEDALRVVPARGGGVQLCGLMATLVRARTAMGRPEAAAAVLSRPVPERLTGSVHGLAYLRARGHYALATSRFHAALGDFLDIGRHMKRWGLDRPRVLPWRADAAEALLRLGETQQADRFLADQLTTRDAGDPWVRGMTLRLRASLREPKERQAMLTKAVDDLHRSGDSYELARAMSDFGQVLRVLGEPARAAMVNRRAWHVAKECGAQALCVKILPGHTGDAPPEAAAAAAPHADLVASLSESEKRVALLAVHGHTNREIAQKLYITVSTVEQHLTRVYRKLEIPGRQALPVDFHLGVAEFI; the protein is encoded by the coding sequence ATGGGCATGGGGGATCTCATGGTGTTGTTCCGTCGCGCCGAAGAACTTTCTCTTCTGGACAATCTGATCGAAGGATGTCGGGAAGGGAATTCCGGACTGCTGCTCATCGAAGGAGCGGTGGGATGTGGAAAAAGTGAATTCCTGGAGACCGTTGCGACCCATTCCGAAAAACACGGCGGCCTGGTGCTGCGCGGAATGGCGACCGCCGAGGAAAGGCGCCATCCGCTCGGAGTGCTGCGCCAGCTGACCGCCGACGCCCCGCCCGGCGCCCTCCCGCCCCTGCCCCCGGCGCCCGCCGAGGCCGGCCGGGTCGCGGCCATGCGGCAGTTCGCCACCGCCGTACGCGGGCTGAGCGCCGGCGCGCCCGTGGTGATCTGCGTGGACGACCTGCACCACGTGGACGAGCTGTCCGGCCGCTATCTGCTCCACCTCGCACGCGGCACCCGCGGGGCCAAGGTGCTCCTCGCCCTCACCGAGTCCGTCCACGAGCACGGCGACGACCCGCTGCTGCGCACCGAACTGCTGCGGCTCCCGCACTTCTCGCGGCTGCGCCTGGAACGCTTCACGCCCGACGCGGTCCGGGCCATGCTCCCCGACCGCACCGACGCCGAGACCGACCGGCTGCACCGGGCCGGCGGCGGCAACCCGCTGCTGCTGCGCGCCCTCCTCCAGGACCCCGGCGCCCGCCCCGGCGAGGCGTACCACCAGGCCGTCCTCGCCTGCCTGCACCGCTGCGGACCCGCCACCACCGCGCTCACCGAGGCCGTCGCCGTCCTGGGCCCCCTGGCGACCACCCCGCACACCGCCCGCCTCGCCGGTACCACCGAACCCGCCGCCGCCCGCGCGCTCGCCGCCCTGGAGGACGCCGGACTGCTGGTCCGGGGCCGCGGCTTCTGCCATCCGGCGGCCCGCTCCGCCGTACTGGACCGGATGGAGCCGGACGTCCGCCGCGCCCTGCACCGGGAGGCCGCGCTGCTCGTCCGGGCCGCGGGCGCCCCCGACACGGTCGTCGCCGCCCAGCTCCTCGCCGCCCGGCACACCGGAGAGGACTGGGCCCCGGCCGTGCTGCGGGCCGCCGCCGACCAGCACGCCGCCGACGGCGCGCTCGACGAGGCGACCGCCCTGCTGGCCCTGGCCCGCGAGGCGTGCGCGGACGAGGCCCGCCGCGCCGAACTCGGCGTCCGGCTCGCCGTCATCAGCGGACGCACCGACCCGGCGGGCGCCGAACGCCATCTCGCCGAACCCCTGGCCGCGCTCGCCGCCGGACGGCTCGACGCCCGTGCGCTCGGCCCGCTCGCCCGGGTCCTGGCCGCGCAGGGCCGGATCGACGAATCGGCGGAGGTGCTGGAACGGCTCGCAGCCGGAGAGGGCCGCCACCCCGGCGCGGAGCGAAGACCCGGGGACATCCCCGGCGACGACCCGCTCGACGGACTCTCCGCGTTCCCGCAGTGGGGCGCCGCACCGCGCCGCTGCGCGGGCGCCCCCGGACCGCATCCGGGCCGCGCCGTACGCGGGGCCGTGCATCCCGCCGCGCTGTGGACGCTGCCGGCCGAGGCGGACGAGGGCGCCGCCCAGGCCGCCGAACTCTTCCTGCGCGGCGCCACCCTGGCCGAGGGCATGGTGGAACCCGCCGTCCAGGCCCTGCGCACCCTGCTCTACCTGGACGGCGCCGAGCGGGCCGTGCCCTGGTGCGAGTCGTTCGCCGGGCAGGCGGCGGAGCGCGGCGCGACCGGCTGGCAGGCGGTGTTCGGCGGGCTCCTGGCCGAGGCACGGCTGCGCCTCGGTGATCTGACCGGTGCCGCCGAGACGGCCGAGGACGCGCTTCGCGTGGTGCCCGCGCGGGGCGGCGGCGTCCAGCTGTGCGGGCTGATGGCGACCCTGGTCCGGGCCCGCACCGCCATGGGGCGGCCCGAGGCGGCGGCCGCCGTGCTGAGCCGGCCGGTGCCCGAGCGGCTGACCGGCAGCGTGCACGGCCTGGCCTATCTGCGGGCGCGCGGCCACTACGCGCTGGCGACGAGCCGGTTCCACGCGGCGCTCGGCGACTTCCTGGACATCGGCCGCCACATGAAGCGCTGGGGCCTGGACCGGCCGCGCGTCCTGCCGTGGCGGGCGGACGCGGCGGAGGCGCTGCTCCGGCTCGGCGAGACCCAGCAGGCCGACCGCTTCCTGGCCGACCAGCTGACCACCCGCGACGCGGGCGACCCCTGGGTGCGCGGGATGACGCTGCGGCTGCGGGCGTCGCTGCGCGAGCCGAAGGAGCGGCAGGCGATGCTCACCAAGGCCGTCGACGATCTGCACCGCTCCGGCGACAGCTACGAACTGGCCCGCGCCATGAGCGACTTCGGACAGGTGCTGCGCGTACTGGGCGAACCGGCCCGCGCCGCCATGGTCAACCGCAGGGCCTGGCACGTGGCGAAGGAGTGCGGGGCGCAGGCGCTGTGTGTGAAGATCCTGCCCGGCCACACCGGCGACGCCCCGCCGGAGGCCGCTGCCGCCGCCGCGCCGCACGCCGACCTGGTGGCGAGCCTCAGCGAGTCCGAGAAGCGGGTCGCGCTGCTCGCCGTGCACGGCCACACCAACCGGGAGATCGCCCAGAAGCTGTACATCACGGTGAGCACCGTGGAGCAGCACCTCACCCGCGTCTACCGGAAGCTGGAGATCCCCGGCCGGCAGGCCCTGCCCGTCGACTTCCATCTGGGGGTCGCGGAGTTCATCTGA
- a CDS encoding metallophosphoesterase family protein — translation MAHGNLMGISDLHVAFPENRRIVEELFPDSPADWLIVAGDVGESPDDLSWVLDLLARRYATVIWAPGNHDLWTLRDDPVPLRGDARYRRLVEICRSYGVHTPEDPYPVWSGPGGPLVVAPLFLLYDYTFRTPTAATQEQALEQAYEAGVVCTDEFLLHPDPYPSREAWCRARVEATERRLAACDPELRTVLVNHFPLVRTPTRVLRHPEFAQWCGTELTADWHTRFRAAAVVYGHLHIPRTTWYDGVRFEEVSVGYPRERRHRGQTGVAPRRIFPAGTGDS, via the coding sequence ATGGCGCACGGAAACCTCATGGGCATCAGCGACCTCCATGTCGCATTCCCGGAGAACCGCCGGATCGTCGAGGAGCTGTTTCCCGACAGCCCCGCCGACTGGCTCATCGTCGCCGGTGACGTCGGGGAGTCGCCCGACGATCTGAGCTGGGTGCTCGATTTGCTCGCCCGCCGCTATGCCACGGTCATCTGGGCGCCCGGAAACCACGATCTGTGGACCCTTCGCGACGATCCGGTACCACTGCGGGGAGACGCCCGGTACCGCCGATTGGTGGAAATCTGCCGCTCCTACGGAGTCCACACCCCCGAGGACCCGTACCCCGTCTGGTCCGGACCGGGGGGCCCGCTGGTCGTGGCCCCGCTCTTCCTGCTGTACGACTACACCTTCCGCACGCCCACCGCCGCCACCCAGGAGCAGGCGCTTGAACAGGCGTACGAGGCAGGCGTGGTGTGCACCGACGAGTTCCTGCTGCACCCCGACCCCTACCCGTCCCGCGAGGCCTGGTGCCGGGCCCGCGTCGAGGCCACCGAGCGGCGCCTGGCCGCCTGCGACCCCGAACTGCGCACCGTGCTGGTCAACCACTTCCCGCTGGTCCGCACCCCCACCCGCGTCCTGCGCCACCCCGAGTTCGCCCAGTGGTGCGGCACCGAGCTGACCGCCGACTGGCACACCCGCTTCCGGGCCGCCGCCGTCGTGTACGGGCACCTCCACATCCCGCGCACCACCTGGTACGACGGCGTGCGCTTCGAGGAGGTCTCGGTGGGCTACCCCAGGGAGCGGCGCCACCGGGGGCAGACAGGGGTGGCGCCGCGCCGGATCTTCCCGGCCGGCACCGGGGATTCCTGA
- a CDS encoding 4'-phosphopantetheinyl transferase family protein, producing the protein MLTELLPSTVATAEATADPAEVFLFPEEESLISNAVPKRRLEFSTVRWCARRAMGALGVAPAAVLPGRRGVPQWAPSVVGSMTHCAGYRGVALARAEDFLSVGIDAEPNAPLRPGVLESIALPQELRRTRELTWALPEVAWDRLLFSVKEAVYKTWFPLTGQELDFTDALVSVDATQETFTARLLPAPDELSPAGPTSFSGRWSARDGVLVTAIAVPAKRPAGAAHGDAPRMCAAGSIG; encoded by the coding sequence GTGCTCACCGAGCTCCTGCCTTCGACCGTCGCCACCGCCGAGGCCACCGCCGACCCGGCCGAGGTGTTCCTCTTCCCGGAGGAGGAGTCCCTGATCAGCAACGCCGTCCCGAAGCGCCGGCTGGAGTTCTCCACGGTGCGGTGGTGCGCCCGGCGCGCCATGGGGGCGCTCGGGGTGGCGCCCGCCGCGGTGCTGCCGGGGCGGCGCGGGGTGCCGCAGTGGGCGCCGTCGGTGGTGGGTTCGATGACGCACTGCGCGGGCTACCGGGGTGTGGCGCTGGCCCGTGCGGAGGACTTCCTCTCGGTGGGCATCGACGCGGAGCCCAACGCCCCGCTGCGGCCGGGGGTGCTGGAGTCGATCGCGCTGCCGCAGGAGCTGCGGCGGACCCGAGAGCTGACGTGGGCGCTGCCCGAAGTCGCCTGGGACCGGCTGCTGTTCTCCGTGAAGGAGGCGGTGTACAAGACGTGGTTCCCGCTCACCGGCCAGGAACTGGACTTCACCGACGCGCTGGTGAGCGTGGACGCGACCCAGGAGACGTTCACCGCGCGGCTGCTGCCGGCGCCGGACGAGCTGTCCCCGGCGGGCCCCACCTCGTTCAGCGGGCGCTGGTCCGCGCGGGACGGAGTGCTGGTGACCGCCATCGCGGTGCCCGCGAAGCGGCCGGCCGGGGCCGCACACGGCGATGCTCCCCGCATGTGCGCTGCGGGGAGCATCGGCTGA
- a CDS encoding LuxR C-terminal-related transcriptional regulator codes for MSAAAYGLAVECGRFDRDRIAHDLSLTHDEIARVESVLVGVRLLQSVPGHSHQLTPVTPDAAAASLVGPAERQIRDLQQAVTEVRAKLMSLTPLYFEGRRVRNHLEAFDIISDPARIQALLDHLGQTCKSELITVQPGGARPADLLDDARASALSILSRGVRIRTIYQHTARNDLPTRSYVRDVTVRGAEVRTADEVIDRLIIYDREVAFLPERSAHEDSPGAAVVREPTLVAFLCSVFEYLWEGATPYVVESQRSPASTDELKWSIIRLMTKGYKDEMVARRLGMSVRTCRRHIAEITEQLEATSRFQAGYNAARLEMLTGDPGRPFS; via the coding sequence GTGAGCGCTGCGGCATACGGTCTCGCCGTCGAGTGCGGCCGCTTCGACCGCGACCGGATTGCCCACGACCTGTCCCTCACCCACGACGAGATCGCCCGCGTCGAGAGCGTGCTGGTGGGGGTCCGGCTGCTCCAGTCGGTGCCCGGCCACTCGCACCAGCTGACCCCCGTCACCCCCGACGCCGCCGCCGCCTCCCTGGTGGGCCCCGCCGAACGGCAGATCCGCGACCTCCAGCAGGCCGTCACCGAGGTCCGGGCCAAGCTGATGTCGCTGACCCCCCTGTACTTCGAGGGCCGCCGGGTGCGCAATCACCTGGAGGCGTTCGACATCATCAGTGACCCCGCCCGCATCCAGGCCCTCCTCGACCACCTCGGCCAGACCTGCAAGAGCGAGCTGATCACCGTCCAGCCCGGCGGCGCGCGCCCGGCGGACCTGCTCGACGACGCCAGGGCGAGCGCGCTGTCCATCCTGTCGCGCGGGGTGCGCATCCGGACCATCTACCAGCACACCGCGCGCAACGACCTGCCCACCCGCTCCTACGTCCGCGACGTGACCGTGCGGGGCGCGGAGGTCCGGACCGCCGACGAGGTGATCGACCGGCTGATCATCTACGACCGCGAGGTGGCGTTCCTGCCGGAGCGGTCCGCCCACGAGGACAGTCCGGGGGCGGCCGTCGTCCGCGAGCCCACCCTCGTGGCGTTCCTGTGCTCCGTCTTCGAGTACCTGTGGGAGGGCGCGACCCCGTACGTCGTGGAGTCGCAGCGCTCCCCCGCGTCCACCGACGAGCTGAAGTGGTCGATCATCCGGCTGATGACCAAGGGCTACAAGGACGAGATGGTGGCCCGCCGGCTCGGCATGTCCGTACGCACCTGCCGGCGCCACATCGCGGAGATCACCGAGCAGTTGGAGGCCACCAGCCGGTTCCAGGCGGGCTACAACGCCGCCCGCCTGGAGATGCTGACCGGTGACCCCGGCCGCCCGTTCTCCTGA
- a CDS encoding 4'-phosphopantetheinyl transferase family protein has product MTAPGNITLGSPLGEPVAVVPGGDSWNRVKDDLTAHGTALAYAWLKDLEPAVPSGDGLRELLGRDWTRYLDLTHSDVRNRYVASRMLLKHAAGAVLASEPGDLELAYGPTGRPYLRGCDQIDISLSHTEDLLLVGLTTCGLIGVDAERADRDMYGGGLVRHICTPYEAVLLSGMPEKERNGALVRLWTLKEAYSKAIGQGMQFRFTEFGFGPDGRPVRVQRPDGTPGTGEEWTFRTFPLEDGYVVSAAVYDAGFGKLQDAHVTTMLDQDCVDAITEALDAEEDGGRGA; this is encoded by the coding sequence ATGACCGCGCCGGGCAATATCACGCTCGGCTCACCGCTCGGTGAGCCCGTCGCCGTGGTTCCCGGCGGTGACTCGTGGAACAGAGTCAAGGACGACCTCACCGCGCACGGCACCGCTCTGGCCTATGCGTGGCTGAAGGACCTGGAGCCCGCCGTGCCCTCGGGCGACGGTCTGCGCGAACTGCTCGGCCGTGACTGGACGCGCTATCTGGACCTGACCCACTCCGACGTACGCAACCGGTACGTCGCCTCGCGGATGCTGCTCAAGCACGCGGCGGGTGCGGTGCTGGCCAGCGAACCGGGCGACCTGGAGCTGGCGTACGGGCCGACCGGGCGCCCGTATCTGCGCGGCTGCGACCAGATCGACATCAGCCTCAGCCACACCGAGGACCTGCTGCTCGTCGGGCTGACGACCTGCGGCCTGATCGGGGTGGACGCCGAGCGGGCCGACCGCGACATGTACGGCGGCGGGCTGGTCCGGCACATCTGCACGCCGTACGAGGCGGTCCTGCTGTCCGGGATGCCGGAGAAGGAGCGCAACGGCGCGCTGGTGCGGCTGTGGACGCTGAAGGAGGCGTACTCCAAGGCGATCGGGCAGGGCATGCAGTTCCGCTTCACCGAGTTCGGGTTCGGCCCGGACGGGCGGCCGGTGCGGGTGCAGCGCCCGGACGGCACACCGGGCACCGGCGAGGAGTGGACCTTCCGCACCTTTCCGCTGGAGGACGGCTACGTGGTCAGCGCGGCGGTGTACGACGCGGGGTTCGGCAAGCTCCAGGACGCCCACGTCACGACGATGCTCGACCAGGACTGCGTGGACGCGATCACGGAGGCGCTGGACGCGGAGGAGGACGGGGGCCGCGGCGCGTGA
- a CDS encoding phosphopantetheine-binding protein — protein sequence MSADDLTGLDAFLRIVGDDLGLDVAGPAGADTALTEVPGWDSLNLLRLVALLEESGHHVPVHRLLEAGSLRDIHTLVKEYG from the coding sequence ATGAGCGCCGACGACCTGACGGGCCTCGACGCGTTCCTGCGGATCGTGGGCGACGACCTGGGCCTGGACGTGGCGGGCCCCGCCGGAGCGGATACGGCCCTCACGGAGGTGCCCGGCTGGGACTCGCTGAACCTGCTCCGGCTGGTGGCCCTCCTGGAGGAGTCCGGCCACCACGTGCCGGTGCACCGTCTGCTGGAGGCCGGGAGCCTCCGGGACATTCACACCCTCGTGAAGGAGTACGGATGA
- a CDS encoding HAD-IIIC family phosphatase, with the protein MTSGLDRLRDLRKRGLLAKAYDQVAAALAQEEPGGVRADTAAAGRLLGSLDPGAVLAHHPATPVVTVAVTGQSTVGQVLDPLRGELARHGLLLRAVLGEHGTYLRDLTDTGSELHTASPDLTLCLLDAETVFEQVPGVWRPEDVESAAADALERCATLAAHAPGTLVLNTLPLPLAYSRRLIDHRSRARLGAVWREFNAALLRLTERFPALVVIDLDPLTGEGGPVTDPCLARYAKVRLGAELLAGYAREVAHLARALRGAVRKCLVLDLDQTLWDGILAEDGPDGIAAAGTLRGEAFGAFQTCVKQLGSQGVLLAVSSKNDAAEVARVLADHPDPVLRERDFVAVNANWEPKDGNLADIARRLDLSADALVFADDSPAEREQVRHGLPAVAVVPLGEEPATHIGRLLADGWFDTVGLTDEDRARTGEYRARRERRELHAGAGSHEEFLHALDLRLDVGPPRPHEVARISQLTLRTHQFNLAGGGLTEAAVTALAADAGREVLVARTADRFGDNGLVGAALISRSPGEWRLDNLWLSCRVLGRGVERAFVAVLLNRARRLGLQAVGARYVPTARNHRAGDLYPSCGFVARRSSGSGKSGDGESGDGAAEYRHDLTVLPETPGHIRVTESGKAS; encoded by the coding sequence ATGACCTCGGGACTGGACCGCCTCCGCGACCTGCGCAAGCGCGGACTGCTGGCGAAGGCGTACGACCAGGTCGCCGCCGCCCTCGCCCAGGAGGAGCCCGGCGGGGTCCGGGCGGACACCGCGGCGGCCGGCCGGCTGCTCGGCTCCCTCGACCCCGGAGCCGTGCTGGCCCACCACCCGGCGACCCCGGTCGTCACGGTCGCCGTCACCGGCCAGTCCACGGTCGGCCAGGTCCTCGATCCGCTCCGGGGCGAACTCGCCCGTCACGGGCTGCTGCTGCGCGCCGTCCTCGGCGAGCACGGCACCTATCTGCGCGATCTGACCGACACCGGGAGCGAGCTGCACACCGCGTCCCCCGACCTCACCCTCTGCCTGCTGGACGCCGAGACGGTGTTCGAGCAGGTTCCCGGCGTATGGCGGCCCGAGGACGTGGAGTCGGCCGCCGCCGACGCGCTGGAGCGGTGCGCCACGCTGGCCGCGCACGCGCCGGGCACCCTGGTCCTCAACACCCTGCCGCTGCCCCTGGCGTACAGCCGCCGGCTCATCGACCACCGGTCACGGGCCCGGCTCGGCGCGGTGTGGCGGGAGTTCAACGCCGCGCTGCTGCGGCTCACCGAACGCTTTCCGGCCCTGGTGGTCATCGACCTCGACCCGCTGACGGGCGAGGGCGGGCCCGTCACCGACCCCTGTCTCGCCCGGTACGCCAAGGTCCGGCTCGGCGCGGAGCTGCTGGCCGGCTACGCCAGGGAGGTCGCCCATCTGGCCCGGGCCCTGCGCGGCGCCGTCCGCAAGTGCCTGGTGCTCGACCTCGACCAGACCCTGTGGGACGGCATCCTCGCCGAGGACGGGCCCGACGGCATCGCCGCCGCCGGAACGCTGCGCGGGGAGGCGTTCGGCGCCTTCCAGACCTGTGTCAAGCAACTCGGCTCCCAGGGCGTCCTTCTCGCCGTGAGCAGCAAGAACGACGCCGCCGAAGTCGCCCGGGTGCTGGCGGACCACCCCGACCCGGTGCTCCGGGAACGGGACTTCGTGGCCGTCAACGCCAACTGGGAGCCCAAGGACGGCAACCTGGCCGACATCGCCCGCCGGCTCGACCTGTCCGCGGACGCCCTGGTCTTCGCGGACGACTCGCCGGCCGAACGCGAGCAGGTGCGCCACGGACTGCCCGCGGTCGCCGTCGTACCGCTGGGCGAGGAGCCGGCCACGCACATCGGGCGGCTGCTGGCGGACGGCTGGTTCGACACGGTCGGCCTGACCGACGAGGACCGGGCCAGGACGGGTGAGTACCGGGCCCGCCGCGAGCGCCGGGAGCTGCACGCCGGAGCCGGTTCGCACGAGGAGTTCCTGCACGCCCTGGACCTCCGGCTCGACGTCGGCCCGCCGCGCCCGCACGAGGTCGCCCGGATCTCCCAGCTGACCTTGCGGACCCATCAGTTCAACCTCGCCGGGGGCGGTCTCACCGAGGCCGCCGTGACCGCCCTCGCGGCCGACGCCGGCCGGGAGGTGCTCGTGGCGCGCACCGCCGACCGGTTCGGGGACAACGGACTGGTCGGCGCCGCGCTGATCAGCCGGTCCCCGGGGGAATGGCGGCTGGACAACCTGTGGCTGAGCTGCCGCGTCCTCGGCCGGGGCGTCGAACGCGCCTTCGTCGCCGTACTGTTGAACAGGGCCCGGCGCCTCGGACTGCAAGCCGTGGGCGCCCGCTACGTACCCACCGCCCGCAATCACCGGGCCGGGGATCTCTACCCCTCCTGCGGGTTCGTCGCCCGCCGTTCCTCCGGGTCCGGGAAGAGCGGGGACGGGGAGAGCGGGGACGGGGCCGCGGAGTACCGCCACGACCTGACGGTGCTGCCGGAGACACCCGGCCACATACGCGTCACCGAGTCCGGAAAGGCATCCTGA
- a CDS encoding 3-oxoacyl-ACP synthase III family protein — MTDVHIAATGTALPGDPVDNATLAKLLGASKEWIDLFVGTRTRYFGWDPVTGEVRGSLADLCAEAAAQAVRHSGLVLADIEFLVLATATPDTLLPTTAAEVADRLGLDHLPVYQIQAGCSGAVQALDLGRSLIAGGRQAGLVIGGDVTHRFLSPRQDAAKIPSGELVNYVLFGDGAGAAVLTAEPEGERIAVRSVLNSWTGRGRRPGQLLDWYGTTDRDSDRPMLAEDYKAIEEHVPPIASEILWDLLGGLGWELDGIGYLLPPQLSERMTARIVERLPDCPARKVSCVADTGNTGNALPFLQLDRLVPELAEGDRAIGLCVESSRWIRAGFALEKV, encoded by the coding sequence ATGACCGATGTCCATATCGCCGCGACCGGCACGGCGCTGCCCGGCGACCCGGTCGACAACGCCACGCTCGCCAAGCTGCTCGGCGCCAGCAAGGAGTGGATCGACCTCTTCGTCGGCACCCGGACCCGCTACTTCGGCTGGGACCCGGTCACCGGGGAGGTGCGCGGCTCGCTGGCCGACCTGTGCGCCGAAGCCGCCGCGCAGGCCGTACGGCACTCCGGGCTCGTCCTCGCGGACATCGAGTTCCTTGTGCTGGCCACGGCGACGCCGGACACCCTGCTGCCCACCACCGCCGCCGAGGTCGCGGACCGGCTCGGCCTCGACCATCTGCCCGTCTACCAGATCCAGGCGGGCTGCTCCGGCGCCGTTCAGGCCCTCGACCTGGGCCGCAGCCTGATCGCGGGCGGGCGGCAGGCCGGGCTCGTGATCGGCGGCGATGTCACGCACCGCTTTCTGTCGCCCCGGCAGGACGCGGCGAAGATCCCCAGCGGCGAACTCGTCAACTATGTGCTGTTCGGGGACGGGGCCGGTGCCGCCGTCCTCACCGCCGAACCCGAGGGCGAGCGGATCGCCGTGCGCTCCGTGCTCAACTCCTGGACCGGACGCGGCCGCCGGCCCGGACAGCTCCTCGACTGGTACGGCACCACCGACCGCGACTCCGACCGGCCGATGCTCGCCGAGGACTACAAGGCGATCGAGGAGCATGTGCCGCCGATCGCCTCGGAGATCCTCTGGGACCTGCTCGGCGGGCTCGGCTGGGAGCTGGACGGCATCGGATACCTGCTGCCGCCCCAGCTCTCCGAGCGGATGACCGCCCGCATCGTGGAGCGGCTGCCCGACTGTCCGGCCCGGAAGGTGTCCTGCGTCGCCGACACCGGCAACACCGGCAACGCGCTGCCGTTCCTCCAGCTCGACCGGCTGGTCCCCGAACTCGCGGAGGGCGACCGGGCGATCGGGCTGTGCGTGGAGTCCAGCCGGTGGATCAGGGCCGGATTCGCCCTGGAGAAGGTGTGA